The Desulfomonilaceae bacterium genomic interval GGCCTATGACAACGGCGACTTCGAACAGGAAGTTTTAAGAAACGCCCTAACAAGCCTGAAACAACCTGGAGAAGTGACGCCTCTTGAAATCCCTGGAACTTACAGGGTTAAACGAAGAATAAAAGGTCTGCCGTTAGTTTCCATCATAATACCTACGGCTTGTTCAGACCCAGATGAGAATTTGTTCCCGTGTTTTCGGACCATCATACATCGGACATCCTATTCCAATTATGAAATAATCATAATGGACAATAGTCACGGAAAAATGACTAGGCAGGGTATCAAGGAGACTGTACCGGTATCCGGGAAATTAAGAGTGGTGGAATACGGCGACCGCTTCAACTATTCGGTTATAATGAACCGAGGAGCGGCCGAAGCTCGTGGCGATTATTTAATGTTGCTCAATGACGACATCGAGATAATTTCGCCCGACTGGATTGAATCAATGATCGAGTATGCTCAACTGGAGGAAGTCGGCGTTGTGGGAGCCAAGCTCTTGTATCCGTGGGGCTGTGTGCAGCACGCTGGAGGCCTTATTGTTGATGGACAGAGCCAGACTCGGCACGCTTTTCAACACCTGCGAGATGACCTTGAGTCTTACAATGGGCTTGGTTCGGTTGTTCGCAATTGTTCGTTCGTGACCTTCGCCGCAGCAATGATCAGGAAGGATGTGTTTATCGAGTTGGGAGGCCTGGATGAGCGATTCGATGTGGAATACAACGACTCGGATTTTTCCCTCAAGGCAGGCGCCGCTGGATTGCGAGTCGTTTACACGCCGCATGCCGAATTGATTCACAAGGACGCCTCGACAAGATCATCATTTAAGATGGTGAAAATGGCCCGAAACATTGAGTTGTTTCGTGATAAATGGAGAGATATTGTCGAAGGTGGCGACCCCTATTACAACCCTAACCTGACACTTGAAGCGCCGGATTTCGGTATAGGTGACAGGCCGGTCATTGTTGAGCCGCTCTGGTCTGGAACAGACACGCTAGACTTCGGAGCGCATTACGGCCAGGGAAAACATCCGGCTGCGCAAATTGCCGTACGATCAACACTACCGCTCGTGATTGTGATTGATTCAACATCCTGCGGCGAGATGCGATTGTGGCCGAAAGAACATTTCGCACGACTTATCTGGTTGTTGTCAACTCGAATTGGGGCTTCAGTAATTATAAACGATGATTTAAGAGCGTCCAGTTCAAGCGTGTGGGATTGTGATCTCGTAATAGGTGGCTTGAACGAGAACATCAACTATGCCGCATCCAGCGGTATTCCAACGCTTGTAATATGGCCAGGGCAAGTGGCGCCGCAAGAATTTGGAAGTTTCAGCGAAAGAGCGATGGCTGTGAGGATGGCCGTGCCATGCGGTCCCTGCCACAAAAAGCGCTCTAAAGAATGCCCCTACGATTTGAAATGTTTGAATATGCTGTGGCCTTACAAGGTATTCGAGGCGGCGAAGGATTTGTTAGCCATTTCTGGACGCAGGCGAATTCCCGGCGAAACGTCTGGCTACATAGTTACCCCGAAATTGCCGGATAAGGGAATAAATTGATAGGATCGGTTCGAAAGATCGCCACTGTAGGGATTGGAGCCGCGACGGTCCAGGTTGTAACCGTCGCTCTCACCCCCATCATCACCAGATTGTATACCCCGGACGCTTTTGGAGGTTATGCTCTTTATTGGAGCGTAGCCGCTTTCTTTATTTCAGTTTCCGCCCTGAGATATGAAACCGCAATAGTTTTGGCCCGGTCGGATCGTGAGGCGGTGAACGCTGTTGGAGCTTGTTTGCTGGCATCCGTCTTTAACGCCACGCTGTGCTTGACACTCGCCCCCTTGATCGCTCAGAAGTTCCTTCCCTCGAATATGCTGGAGGAAACCCGTAGACTTATATTTTTTCTTCCAATTCTTGTACTCATTACAGCCTTGAATCAAATCATCGTATCCTGGCTCACGAGGAAGGAGGAATTCAGGAAATTCGCAATATCGGATGTATTGACGAGATTAATAGTCTACGTAAGTCAGATAATGTTGGCCCTTGGCGGAATTAACTCCGCGTCAGGCCTCATAGGTGGAATAGTCATTGGTTACTCGATGGCTGGGATAATCCTTACGGTCTGTATTTTCCAAAATCAGGATGTATCTGTTTTCAAGAACGTGCATACAAGAGAAATTCTCCAGTGCCTCGTAAAGTACAAAAACCTTTCTCTCTACCTGACACCGTATACGATTGTTCAAACTTTGCGGGAAAGGGCGGCGTATTTCATGATTGGCGGGTATGGCCGATCGTCTGAAGTTGGATATTATTCGCTGTCATCCAGGGCGCTGGCCCTACCTGTGTCACTTGTCGCCGGCGCAATCCGGCCGATTTTCTTTCAGAAGGCGGCTGGGTCCAACCTGAAAGACCTCGAGGACAGGGTCAACCTTGCGATAAGATTTATGGGGCTGTGTGTTGTTCCCTGTTGGGTTGTGCTCCTGTTGCACCACACCACGCTGTTCGGCCTGGTTTTTGGAAAGAGTTGGGAATCGGCGGGTGTCTACGCTGCCATTCTGTCAGTTCCAGCCATACCATTCCTTTTAGGATCGTGGCTCGACCGTTCTTTTGATATTCTGAGCCGACAGAGGCTGCATTTTGTCATAGAGTCAATTTTCACATTAGTCGCGCTGACAGGGCTCACGATAGGAATTTTCATCTTTAAGAGCGTCTTGATAGCCGTAATAATACAATCCGGCGTGGCCACAGTTTACTATGCCTGTTACCTTCTGGTAATCTACCGCATAGCTGGATTCGGAGTTGTTAGCCTGGGAATATCCACCGCTTACTGGCTGGTCGCTTTTGTCGCAGCAGTGGTTTTCGGTTCCGTCATTTCAGTTTTTATTACTGGAATGAGCGGCGCTCTGGTTTTTGGGGCATTGGTTCTATTGAGTGTCGGAGCCTACGCCCTGCTTACGATCTCAAAATTAAAAAACGAACCGGCAGTGTCAAGTCAGCATGATTGATTTGATGCCCGTCAATGGAGGGCTTAGTTGGTTTTTCCCCCATTTTTAGCCTTGTGGTGGCCTGTAATGTTGATAATCTCCATAACTGTGCTCCTGGGGCTGAAACTTAAAACCTGGGTCGCTCCTGCTACTGTTTTTGGAATCCTGTGGTCTGCTATAATGTTCCTAAATGTGGCGTTCATGCCTGACTATCTCGTTTCAACCGCTGGGTTGTGGATCGTGTGCCTGTTCATTTTTTGTTTCGGTCTTGGATCAGTATTAGAAAAATTCGGTTCCCGAAACCACGTCTCACGTCTCCATCAGACAACTGAATTCGAACTCCCCCTGCTGCGTTTTATCACCGTCTCTCTTTCCCTGGTCGGGTTTTGCGCTGTCCTCATAATCATAAGAGACCATATTGGAAGCATGTCCGGATCGAACCCGTTGGATGTTATTCACCAGATAGCCATGGCCGAAACAAAATTCAGACATCTGGACGTTAAGAGGCCACAGTATTTCAGCCTCATTAACACGGCGTTTTACTCTAGCGCTCTCTTTGGCGGACTACTGTTCTCCCGTCGAATTCCCGGCTCGAAAATCATTGGTCTGGCGCCTTTAATCGTGGCCCTGGTTTATTCTCTGATTACGACTGCAAAATCTACCCTTCTACAGCCGTTACTCATGTGGATAAGCGCCTATGGAGCAGCTCTGCTTTTACAGTCAAGGGACAGGTCGATGAAACTCGGAATGTCCGGGTGGATTCTGATAGGCTGTTTGGCAATATTAATTTCGGGTATCACCCTGTTCACATTTTATTTAAGATACCCGAACAAGAGTCTTTGGGATGCGGTAGCCTTGAATATCGTCAACTATGTCACGTTCGGTTTGCCTCCTTTTGTTTTCTGGTGTGACAAGGCGCACATTCTTGGATTGAGCCCTGATTACGGCAAATGGACGTTTTCAGGCGTATTTGATTTTATGGGACTGGGGACTCGGGAACTCGGCATATATAAACAATTTTTTGAAATAGGTTCGTTGACCTCAAATCTCTACAGCGCTTTCCGCGGTTTGATCCAGGATTTCACTTTTCCCGGGGCAATCTTACTTACAGTGACGACCGGAGCGATTGCGAACCTGGCCTATCGGTCGGTGAAAGCTGGAAATATCGCCACATTAGGGATTCTCGCTGGTATATATTCCTTCGTGTTTTGGTCTCCTATTGTAAGCTTGTTTGTATACAACGCCATTCTATTTGCCGCAATTCTATTTGCGTTCTACTGCGGTTTAGTGGGCCAGATCATTAAGCGTAAGTGAAATTGCTTGACCTATTATCTTGCAATAGAGTATGTTCATGGTGTGAACACTTTATAGAAGTGAGAGTAGTTCCCTAATATATTAACATGCCGGCGTTTCAGGAAACAAAAAATCAGGCTGAACAGGAAAAGCTGCTCCAGTTGATGAGCAAGATCGAAAGCAATCCGACTATCTCGCAGCGGGCGCTCGCGTCCGAACTCGGGATCGCTCTAGGACTTCTGAACGCTTATCTCAAGCGGTGCATTGTTAAAGGTTGGATTAAAGCGGGTAACGTCTCAGCCAAACGGTTGGTCTATTTCCTTACCCCAGAAGGATTTGTTGAGAAAAGCAGGATTGTCGGCGGCTATCTTTCAAAGTCTTTCACCCTGTTCAGGGATGCGAAAACACAATGTGAAGCCATTTTTGAGTTGTGCCGGGAAATGGACTGGACAAAAATTGCTATAGTCGGTGACGGAGACTTGGCCGATATAGCCACGCTTGTGGCTCATGGGATAGGCATATCGGTCGAGAAAATTGGCGCCGACAGAGATTTGACTTCTTACGACGCAGTTTTGATTACAGACATGGATAATCCGCAGTCGGTCTATGACAACTTGAAGACAAAGGTTAAAATAGACAGGCTTTTGTTTCTCAGTATGCTTCATATTTCGAGAAATGTGGATTGCTAGTATAGCTTAGTATTTTTTTCGATCCAACAGATCAAATATCTTGATTAATTAATTATATCAGCATATTATGTTGTATTGCATGGGGCGGAGCTTTATTTAATTTTTAGATTACAAGGGGGTAGCCCGCGGTTCTGCCCTGACTCCCGAACATTCCCGCTCCGGAACGAGGTTTTCCATGAACGAGAATATAAGACAAGATCTAATCAAGACAATTCTAACGCTGGATGACGAAAATGTATTAGCGGTTCGCGAATATATAGAATTCATTAGTGACGTTCAGGAAGAAGAACCTACGAGCCAGGATTTACAAGCCATCTTTAAAGGTCTTCAGGAATTTGCCAATGGCGAATATGTGACATGGGAAAAACCTCACCCCGATGGCCTATAAAGTACTGTTGACCAAAACTGCTTACAAAGCTTATAACAAGACTACGGGAAAGTTAAAGCTTGGAATTGATCGTTGTCTATCGGACCTTGAGATCACTCCGAATTTTGGGCCTGGGATCAAGAAACTAAAGGGTCTAGTTGGCTGTTTCAGATATCAAATAGGGGGCCTACGCCTGATTTATGAGGTCCATGAAGACCTGATGGAAGTCAGAGTATATAGCATCAGACCCAGGGGTGACGTGTACAAACACTGACGTTCCTGCCACATCCTTTGGACAATCAAGGGGTTCAAAATCTTGAACCCATACGGCGCCCGACATGCAAATAGAAATCTCCTCGTATATTGTTCGATCAAAACAGCGGGAACATGAACGCTGGAAAGCGTTGAAGCGCAGCCACGACAAGGCTTGGTCGCTGGCTCGCACAGCGGCGGAATTTCTACGCAACAATTATGGCGTCAGCAAAATAGTTGTGTTTGGATCGGTAGCGCAAGCTGAACTATTTCATCCTGGGTCCGATGTGGATTTGGCCGTATGGGGATTATATCCCAGCGTTTATTTAAGGGCGGTTGGTCAACTACAGGCGCTTGATCCACAGATATCGATCGACCTGATTATGTTTGAAGAGGCGCCTGAGGCACTGCAGCAGGAGATACTAAAGAAGGGCGTTGAAACTTGACATTTGTTTTTTTGACATTAGTTGGGCGCATTGAGCAGTCTTTGGTGGACCTGGAAACGATTGTGGACCGGGCCGAAACTCTGGCTGACAAGTACAGATCGAGTTTGGACGATGGTTATCTGGACGGGGTTGCGCTAAATTTGCATGCGTTTTATTCGGCGATAGAAAAAATATTTGAGGATATTTCAAGGACTATAGACGCCGGCGTTCCTGCCGGACCTGATTGGCATCGCGACCTCCTACTACAAATGTCCGCTGAGATCCCCGGAGTGCGTCCACCTGTCATTAGTAGACACACTAGGCTGGTTCTTGATGAGTTTCGGGGTTTCCGCCATGTTGTCCGTAACATTTATACCTTCAATCTGCGGGCTGATCGTGTCATTGAGTTGACAGGAAGAGCTAATGATTGTGTTTCCTCAGTGCAGGACGATCTCCACAAATTTATCGACTTCATTGTCAAACTCGGCAAGGCCATTGACACTGATTAATAGGGGCCGGGCGTACAGCCGTAAACCTTTATGTCATAAACTCGGTGTGGCTAAGACTATGGCCATCTCGCTCCAAATTGGAGATGACCGGTGATTACATCCTGGCCCTGTATGAATTACAAATATCTCAGTTCCGGGCGGCGTCATAATACCGATAGGGGTTCAAAATCTTGAACCCATACGGCGCCACGGGCAGGATCTAAATGATACGTGGTTCGAGACGTGTCCGACAGTTTCACGCAAATGTATTCGTCAGATTAGCATGTCTAACCGGACTTGGACATTGTGAAAGTTCTAATGCGTAAGAAGATTATAGCATTCTGTAGTTTTGGAGACGCCAAAGCCAGGAAACTCTTAAGAACCTGGTTGAGCGAAACAGAAGACGCAACGTGGCAATCCCCATCAGATATCCGAAATTGTAATCGGACAGCAGACTTTCTTGCCGGGAATCGCGTCGTATTTAATGTAGGTGGAAATGACTACAGAATAGTTTCAGTTGTCGACTACTTGCAGCAGGTTGTAATTATCCGATGGGTCGGATATCATAAGGATTATGACCGAATTGACGCTACCATAGTATAGAACTTCCAGTTAGTGAGGCGAATTCCATGACTATAGCGCCCATCAGAACAGAGGCCGACTATGACACCGTTATGGCTCGAATAGATGAACTTTGGGGCAGTGATCCGGGAACAAGCGCCGGTGATGAATTGGAAGTGCTTATTGACCTTGCTTGGGTTTACGAGAAAAAACATCATCACATCGATCCGCCGAGTCCACTGGAAATCCTTGAGTATCGTCTGGATCAGATGGGACTGAGCACTGAAGAAATTCAACGAGTCATGGAATTCCGGAAAAAGGTCCCGGAGATTATTAGTCGAGAAAGCGGCCTAGGTCCTGAAATTGTCAACCTTTTCAGTGGCATTCCGTTTGAGGCGTTCCTGGATCTCGGGGATTCATCGACCGTATCTAAATCCAAATGAATATGTGCATGATTGTCATCTCGAGCGAGCCTTGCGACAAGATCTTTCCCTTCCCCTGGAAAAACACGACCTGTCTTGAGAGAACATCCATTTAACCCTGTAAGGGTTACACATAATACCGTAGGGGTTCAAAATCTTGAACCCCTACGGCGCCATGCCACCATTTTTATTCAATTTTTAGGATTTTGTAGGGGTAGACCCGCGTGTCTACCCTCTTAAACCGTTTCCATGACCACCGATACCACCACCGATCCCCAACCTACCCTCCGCAACCTGCTGCTCCGGTTGTGGCGTCACCTGTCAAAACGTCGCCAGCGGCAACTCGGACTGTTGTTGGTTTTAATGGTAGCCAGCGCTTTCTCAGAGGTAATCAGCCTCGGGGCTGTCCTTCCGTTCATTGGGATACTGACCGCCCCTGAGAATGTGTTCAATAATGCGTCTGTTAAGAGCGTTTGCGAGTCATTCGGCATTACGTCAGCCAGTCAGCTTGTTTTGCCTCTCACGGTAATCTTTGTCTGTGCAGCGTTTCTGGCCGGGGGGACAAAGCTGCTATTGTTGTGGGCTGGAACGCAAATTTCAAATGGAATTGGCGCTGACCTTAGTTTTGAGGTTTATAGACGGACACTCTACCAGCCGTATCGAACACACATGGCTCGTAACAGCAGCGAGGTGATAGATGGGATCGCCAACAAGTCGTGGAGCGCTGTGTTAACGTTGCAGTCAGTTCTAACTCTCATTAGCTCAGTATTACTATTATTAGCGTTGTTGATGACCCTCGTTGTAATAGACCCATTAGTGGTCTCAGTGGCTTTTGTAGTTTTTGGCATCAGTTACGGTTCAATCAGTTGGGGCACACATCGTCAGCTCCAAATCAACAGTTGGCAAATTGCCCGTGAAAACGTCCAGCGCTTTAAGGCT includes:
- a CDS encoding O-antigen polymerase, which gives rise to MVFPPFLALWWPVMLIISITVLLGLKLKTWVAPATVFGILWSAIMFLNVAFMPDYLVSTAGLWIVCLFIFCFGLGSVLEKFGSRNHVSRLHQTTEFELPLLRFITVSLSLVGFCAVLIIIRDHIGSMSGSNPLDVIHQIAMAETKFRHLDVKRPQYFSLINTAFYSSALFGGLLFSRRIPGSKIIGLAPLIVALVYSLITTAKSTLLQPLLMWISAYGAALLLQSRDRSMKLGMSGWILIGCLAILISGITLFTFYLRYPNKSLWDAVALNIVNYVTFGLPPFVFWCDKAHILGLSPDYGKWTFSGVFDFMGLGTRELGIYKQFFEIGSLTSNLYSAFRGLIQDFTFPGAILLTVTTGAIANLAYRSVKAGNIATLGILAGIYSFVFWSPIVSLFVYNAILFAAILFAFYCGLVGQIIKRK
- a CDS encoding glycosyltransferase, giving the protein MSNPDVAESGIDPIIHYLKEGAAQGRNPNPWFDTSFYMSTHPGVVSVGINPLFHYMILGAHQGYNPHPLFDTSYYVKENPTVAGAGINPLSHFILGGFKLGLIPHPLLKDVSPENYLEETRNRLLTNRMLKLYDVTPAKIDWMKRNVESFNIKPQVTIVIFGEPDNERLDKSLRSISAQAYSYWDLVIAAGQGPMLELAPNSALLKTLGDKTMFFREQRLLESTCWVSGAFLAFLKSGDTLAPDALFELVKELNLNSACDLIYPDEYRTSIDGQGAFVFKPAWSPDLLLETNYIGDFFLLKRALFDSIGGLSKLPNQGGIYDVLLKVSEIKSNVTRLAIPLLRRQAPAYDNGDFEQEVLRNALTSLKQPGEVTPLEIPGTYRVKRRIKGLPLVSIIIPTACSDPDENLFPCFRTIIHRTSYSNYEIIIMDNSHGKMTRQGIKETVPVSGKLRVVEYGDRFNYSVIMNRGAAEARGDYLMLLNDDIEIISPDWIESMIEYAQLEEVGVVGAKLLYPWGCVQHAGGLIVDGQSQTRHAFQHLRDDLESYNGLGSVVRNCSFVTFAAAMIRKDVFIELGGLDERFDVEYNDSDFSLKAGAAGLRVVYTPHAELIHKDASTRSSFKMVKMARNIELFRDKWRDIVEGGDPYYNPNLTLEAPDFGIGDRPVIVEPLWSGTDTLDFGAHYGQGKHPAAQIAVRSTLPLVIVIDSTSCGEMRLWPKEHFARLIWLLSTRIGASVIINDDLRASSSSVWDCDLVIGGLNENINYAASSGIPTLVIWPGQVAPQEFGSFSERAMAVRMAVPCGPCHKKRSKECPYDLKCLNMLWPYKVFEAAKDLLAISGRRRIPGETSGYIVTPKLPDKGIN
- a CDS encoding type II toxin-antitoxin system HigB family toxin, which codes for MRKKIIAFCSFGDAKARKLLRTWLSETEDATWQSPSDIRNCNRTADFLAGNRVVFNVGGNDYRIVSVVDYLQQVVIIRWVGYHKDYDRIDATIV
- a CDS encoding winged helix-turn-helix transcriptional regulator, which gives rise to MSKIESNPTISQRALASELGIALGLLNAYLKRCIVKGWIKAGNVSAKRLVYFLTPEGFVEKSRIVGGYLSKSFTLFRDAKTQCEAIFELCREMDWTKIAIVGDGDLADIATLVAHGIGISVEKIGADRDLTSYDAVLITDMDNPQSVYDNLKTKVKIDRLLFLSMLHISRNVDC
- a CDS encoding nucleotidyltransferase domain-containing protein → MQIEISSYIVRSKQREHERWKALKRSHDKAWSLARTAAEFLRNNYGVSKIVVFGSVAQAELFHPGSDVDLAVWGLYPSVYLRAVGQLQALDPQISIDLIMFEEAPEALQQEILKKGVET
- a CDS encoding type II toxin-antitoxin system RelE/ParE family toxin: MAYKVLLTKTAYKAYNKTTGKLKLGIDRCLSDLEITPNFGPGIKKLKGLVGCFRYQIGGLRLIYEVHEDLMEVRVYSIRPRGDVYKH
- a CDS encoding oligosaccharide flippase family protein, which translates into the protein MIGSVRKIATVGIGAATVQVVTVALTPIITRLYTPDAFGGYALYWSVAAFFISVSALRYETAIVLARSDREAVNAVGACLLASVFNATLCLTLAPLIAQKFLPSNMLEETRRLIFFLPILVLITALNQIIVSWLTRKEEFRKFAISDVLTRLIVYVSQIMLALGGINSASGLIGGIVIGYSMAGIILTVCIFQNQDVSVFKNVHTREILQCLVKYKNLSLYLTPYTIVQTLRERAAYFMIGGYGRSSEVGYYSLSSRALALPVSLVAGAIRPIFFQKAAGSNLKDLEDRVNLAIRFMGLCVVPCWVVLLLHHTTLFGLVFGKSWESAGVYAAILSVPAIPFLLGSWLDRSFDILSRQRLHFVIESIFTLVALTGLTIGIFIFKSVLIAVIIQSGVATVYYACYLLVIYRIAGFGVVSLGISTAYWLVAFVAAVVFGSVISVFITGMSGALVFGALVLLSVGAYALLTISKLKNEPAVSSQHD